Part of the Diabrotica virgifera virgifera chromosome 6, PGI_DIABVI_V3a genome, tttttacatttttggattctcttcgatgtcttctttcttaaaatatgaggttttgcaatattatacagggtattttaaaagataattacgtttttttttattaatttcgtagcaaaatgaACAcccttaattttcttaaatggaacaccctgtattttagtattgtaatgaaatgatattttatggtactttttttatttcttaagcattccctatacctaactgctttaatttgtgcttaaattgttaatcgcaccaacaattttaactacgtaggtattttgataactaaaccattattggtaattttaaggaccagtctggattaatatgtatttatttttgaaaaattatttgagattgagtattttcacggcccacctaataaaattttacgtatttttgttgcaattaatgtttagcttgaatcaccaataactcacaaattaaagcagttaggtatagggaatgcttaagaaataaaaaagtactataaaatatcatttcactacaatacaaaaatacagggtgttccatttaagaaaactcagaaaatactcattccgagtttcgaccaaccctgtatactaaaattaaaaatttagctatactaatgattcttaacaatagtagagtatattaaaaatcatttgaacgtaagtagagttttagatatcaaactactacaattctacagggtgtgaatgttactaggaaattaataaaaaaacgtaattatcttttaaaataccctgtataatattacaaaacctcatattttaagaaagaagacatcgaagagaatccaaaaatgtaataatatacagggtgtcccatttaaagaaTCGAAGGTATAagagtataaccggaagttgcaaagagatgaaaatattttcatttaatagaccatccttcaaaacccctttattccaattttcatgattctgttgcctttagttctcgagatatttctaataggccagttatctgcctcaccctatatagataACGGAAAAATAAACCTGGTAATTAAAATAATGAATATTTTACGCGATTATATaagtaactgttatccaaaaatattcaaaaactgaacgaaatagCCCATCTCTCTGTTGACGAcgctgtcaactaatgtttacatctacAGCATagcttatagggcttttcattcacagtcatttgtttcgagcttctgtcatgtgtcacgtaatattaatatatctacgtcatacgttattggtatatatcaatgatataaaccaaagacgtatgacgtagatatattattatgtgacacatgacagaagctcgaaacaaatgacaatcgatgaaaagccctatttaaaTGTATGAGTAGGATTATTTAATCCATTTTCGAACTTTTTTAAACCTATGTTTTTTATCCTTGAGAACGGGTGGCTTTCACCTCCCAAGTAAAAGCAGCCTTGGGCCATTGATTAATAACCACCTACACAAAACTACCTGGCAAGGGCGGCTCGTGACAGTAGaaggtggtgaggcacactacacctgaggaattttattattatggttagcttctctttaatggccggaaggtcgattttgtgacgtcataacgctaGTACTAATCTAGGaccaataatcccggacaaaaaatgctcacaaattatccctggacaagaaatccccagacaaattatccctggacaagaaATCAACAGACAAATactccccggacaaaaaatcccggacaaataatctacaaaaatttttaattcaaaatatccccacaaagaattccggacaaaaaatcctcaagaaatatttgctgtcgattagttctctaaaacttttccagtgaatgcgatcgactcaaatgctttcagcctcagtgcatagagttattttgaattccaattccatatcgaaaacttcaaattttacataacaaaagagtgtgcgttttttcaaaaatcgtggaagatatggggaatgagctaaggctgtgggaatcatgttgcaatattattcgcttaaatcttttgctcactctgatttgaataactaagttcaaaaaaattttacaaaaaaaaacacaaccacaacatacaacattcttgaaacacttaaaaactacttttgtatttaaatgtaacaaataaataaataataataatttattagttatatattttacaaaaaaaaaaacacaaacacaaaatacaacatttttgaaacacttaaaaactacttttttatgtaaacgtccgatgtggaagtggaaacgttaataaaatctttttttttttttaagttaaattgtggcttatttcccatttagaataataaattacataaatgccacaaagaaatagctttagaacaatataTTAGGCGATAatgaacaatgatttaaaatgaacaatgttttaaatacatattatcCATAAACTTCTAAAATATACCATTCGTATATACCGCGTATGCATAGAAAGCTATGATCTGCAATGGACTTAGTGCTTGTAGttggttcagttcggctattcctattccgttccgcggagccTGAGGCCAGCCTCAAGGATGGATGAATTTTGTTCCTAGAATCGGtagcacatttttcaaattttgccggtTTTACTGTTGGCGTTGTCCCATACTGTTGCACAGGGTGTGAGGCTAGCTTCAACTgtaatgatttgagaaagttggaatgAGATGCATGAAGCATAGATGCATATGATACTGGCACGTGGAAGACGGATAAAAAGATAAAGAGTCAGGGCcgtaccgattttaatttttttcataaaataggTAAAGGTATTTAGAACATTTCAAAaagctaaattatatttaaaaaactgattataaaacaacgaaataacgtaaatagtcgattgatatactgATGAGGCattgcctcacctgcctcataggacaagccgccactgctacctgggtagtttttaatcaatgctAGAGGGTAAGAGGAACCTATatccagtggcggatccagaggaGGGTCCATCAATACAATAatcttaaaaaaagaaaaaccgagagctgtccaacaaaaaaaataattgaagcccatccaaaaaataattgaacaCGCTCTTATCCTAGAGGTtgtaagactaagtgaccttgcatcagagaaaagtaattaaatcaccctcaagatccatgaaCCCCCCAATAAAAATTTCTGGATACGCCACTGCCTATAtccaaattttcaaacaaatccaAAATTACACTCTCAACGGTCATTTACTGGCCTATTAACTACCTGCCAAACATTCTCTAATTCAAATTTTTGCCGCACCATGTCGCATCTTTCGTTTGACATCGCGGATAGGCAACTTATGATACATTATAGTGTATAGAGTGTTGACTAAAAATGTCAATAGAATAtccgaaatattcaaaattaaatgaaaaataaatcaaaacaaattcaaaaatagTGGAAAGCCAATTAATAGttcataatttattaaaattaaataagaaCACAATAAGTTTTATAACAtttaaaagaataaaataaaaaactatgTCCCATACTAGTCATATTTCCTTTAAATCACTATTTTCCATAATTTACAAATCAAATTACAAGAGTGAAGGGTATGAAACGAAAACCTACGTTCTTGAAAAAGTGAGAAATAAAAAAGTCCTTGTCCTTACTACTTATTTATTCCTTATTCACGAACTACAAAAGTAACTATTTGTTTTGTATGAAATATAATTAGCTGCGTCTAACTTTTCTCTAGCCTGATTAATATCGTCTTTTATAGCGTCGATTAATGATTCCAAAGAGTTAAAATTTTTCTCCTGACGTAGGTAACCTAAAATAACTATCCTAATCTCCTTCCCATAGAAGTCAGAGTCGAACTCGTGTAATACATGAACTTCCATCGATTTcgttttatttttatagaatggatTCCAGCCAATACTCATTACCATCTTATAAACCTCTCCACCATCCACTGAAGCAAAACCATAGTAAACACCAGTGTCCAAATCGTCTGGGAGCTGGTTGACTGCTTCCATAGGGAGATTTGCCGTGGGACATCCTAATTCCTTTGAGCCCCGACCAAAGCCTTGTACCACTTCACCTTTTGCAAAATGTGGTAAGGGCATTCTCAATTTGTCAAACAAAACACAACTTTAAATTTAAAACCACTTGTTAAATTGCAGTTCACTTACGTCTTACGACTCTTAACTctaacctaaaattttagtttattttcCGACTCGGAAGTAAGTGCCCTCTTTCCTCTTAACTAACTTGAGTACGGCTCTGTGTTTCTATTTTGATTGAGTTATAAAATCACTTTCCTGGACCTCTTCTTATAATAACTTAATAAagtctaataataaaaaaagtgaatgTACTATCTTTGTTATAAATAATCTCAtatcacttttagataagaatgTTAACTGTAAACGAGGATAAAAAAGTAAGTacttaatgtttttatttacatttgaATGTCCTCTGTGTAACCTTTTATCAAAACATTCAACTTTGATACTCCTTTCAAATTACATATTACTTTTGTTTAATTATTGGTATGTAATTAATAGATGATATTTATGCTACTACTTATTACAATCTTTACCTTTCATAGTCACTTTTCTGATAAGTGtgacaattttttattatctgcTTAAATTGAAGACCTGAAATGCTAATTGatctaaaaaatttttagatctaagtgccaaaaacaatatttttgataaacaaacaaaacacaaCAAATTACGTACACAAAATTCATTatacatatttttacaaaaaacgtTTTTTCCTTATGAACttttatttacaataattataattgtagGTAATTATTACCTTCTACATAAGAGTTTTAAGTAAATGTGAATGAATTTGTAAGCAAGGAAGGATGAGCATCCAATGGTACTTCACCTTATAGGTTTAATTCATTATTGTAATAAATCTTGTGGCTACGCTAGCTGGAGTCTTCTGATTATTGGTCCATTGTGGTAGAGATGTTCAATCAGTTTGTTGTTGTGGTTTCTTGCTTCCAGCTGCATTTTATCACTTACAAAGAGAATATTCAGTAATTGATTTAAGGACTAATCGCTGTACGGTTGTGATGTGAGTTGATTTAGCTCATCCCCTGAGATGGATGCCGTATACAGAATAACCAAATTGGTTTCATAATGGCTTTGTATAGGAGTAATTTGTTGTTTAATGACAATTTGGATGTCCTACCAAGGAGCCAGTATATTTGTCTGAACTTGAGATCCAACTGCCTGCTTTTCATTTGGATGTGTTTATTCCATGTTAGCCTTTGGTCGTTACGCAATCCAAAGTATTTCACTTCTGTGCTGACAGGGATGTGTGTATTGTTATGTGTGAGTGGAGAACAGATAGGTTTGACAATTTTCTATTATTTACTTAAATTCAAGACCTGACATAGTTGATCTAAGTGccaaaaacaatatttttgttaaccCTAGAAAAGTGGACTATTATTTACTGGTAGTTAAGCTGGACTTCGACATCTAGCAAAAAATTGGAAAAGAAACACATACAAATgaaattataaacacttttattactaaaaattagaaaaaatatatgtctTAGTAAGTGGTACAAATATACAGTGCCCGCAAAacaatctttacaaagtgaataaatcGTGTAAATCAGGATAATTTCAGCCTTCAGCCACCAGTGACGTGGGAAAACACACCAACtgaacattttaaactttttgacagttgcttattgtctaaatctaataaaattagtttgatttttgtggaattaaaatattaaaatacaacaaaatatagagtaagaaaacaatatattagatgaaggttggtagaaattttgttggtaatcaaattatgtaaatcgaagcattacctactaggtacattttacattttccaaataggtatgtaattttttattacaatactaaaacatttacaattaagtaCCTGTTGATTTTAAAAACTACTTAAAAAGTCACAAAAATatttgggaaaaatattcccatgagatttttttgcataatcacattcatgagacatcccagaataaggttcaagaagtagcccatgtgaaaagtggtccaaattttttttaacaatttttttaatcaaattgcaaaaatcaatgtttttggcccggacagttttttgtaggttttttggaccattctggataaaaaaggtctcttataatttttttctaaagttgatcgttttcgagttataagcaatttaaaattgtaaaaaacgaaaaatggcgattttcaagcttaataactcggttaaaagttattattatgaaagtcagaaagtgactaaatcaaagtttaatgccccctacaagatcctgaagaaatttttgtca contains:
- the LOC126887248 gene encoding riboflavin kinase; translated protein: MPLPHFAKGEVVQGFGRGSKELGCPTANLPMEAVNQLPDDLDTGVYYGFASVDGGEVYKMVMSIGWNPFYKNKTKSMEVHVLHEFDSDFYGKEIRIVILGYLRQEKNFNSLESLIDAIKDDINQAREKLDAANYISYKTNSYFCSS